One genomic window of Cellulophaga sp. Hel_I_12 includes the following:
- a CDS encoding DUF349 domain-containing protein: MLDEKDDTLQNNGSNDQTITSKGDSREESEIDKTEATGNETVNEEKTAENKPEVDKKPNDELLNEIDDSNAEDAEDTDNHQRHVIPVLDYHALSMENLVGELQRLVKNEKVQAIKKHVDGIKYEFDLKFQEFIDQKKEEFIENGGQEIDFKYNSVTKRQYNEVYSEYREKRNQYYKSLEKSLKDNLENRLQIIEDLKGLVTIEEDINTTYKSFKDLQESWRQAGPIPRNNYNDVWRTYHHHIEIFYDFLHLNRELRDLDFKRNLEEKEKLADRAEALEKVEDLNTAFQELQTLHKIWKEDIGPVDKQHREAIWERFSNATKALHNRRQDYYAEIEKTYEVNLVKKTEIIASIDAITAKVANNHKGLQQQIKEIEILRNEFFGAGKVPQKVNEKTWATFKNSVRAFNRKKNNFYKDQKKEQQDNLDKKRALLDLALRLKDSENSADVTSEMKRIQNEWKQIGHVPRKYSDKIWKQFKDACNHYFNKLHASKNEAQKEELENFEQKNKCLERLQAFTLSGERTKDLEAIKGFIGEWKTYGRVPFNKKNINVKFNKILDVLFKKLDIDRKEGELLKYGNKIEQLSQNEDTELALQRERTFIRRKIDECKNEVRQFETNLQFFSNASEDSPVVKDVIKKINVHKEELATWKAKLKKLNIFKHTLTKESEEDAEKLNDDADNEV, encoded by the coding sequence ATGTTGGACGAGAAAGATGATACACTACAGAATAACGGTAGTAATGACCAAACTATAACATCAAAAGGAGATAGTAGAGAAGAGTCAGAAATAGACAAGACAGAAGCTACTGGCAACGAAACTGTTAACGAGGAAAAAACAGCAGAAAATAAACCAGAAGTAGACAAGAAACCCAATGACGAACTACTAAATGAAATAGATGATTCTAATGCAGAGGATGCTGAAGACACGGATAACCATCAACGTCATGTGATTCCTGTATTAGATTACCATGCCCTATCTATGGAAAATTTAGTGGGAGAATTGCAACGATTGGTCAAAAATGAAAAAGTACAGGCCATAAAAAAGCATGTAGATGGCATTAAATATGAATTTGATTTAAAGTTTCAAGAGTTTATAGACCAGAAAAAAGAAGAGTTTATAGAAAATGGAGGTCAAGAAATAGACTTTAAGTATAATTCGGTGACCAAAAGACAATACAACGAGGTTTATTCGGAGTATCGCGAAAAAAGAAATCAATATTATAAAAGTTTAGAAAAATCTCTAAAAGATAATCTTGAAAATAGACTTCAAATTATTGAAGATTTAAAAGGCTTGGTTACTATTGAAGAGGATATAAACACCACGTACAAAAGCTTTAAAGACCTTCAAGAAAGCTGGCGACAAGCGGGTCCTATCCCCCGAAATAATTATAATGATGTTTGGCGCACATACCATCATCACATTGAAATTTTTTATGATTTTTTACATTTAAATAGAGAGCTTCGAGATTTAGATTTTAAAAGAAATTTAGAAGAAAAAGAAAAACTGGCTGATCGAGCGGAGGCATTAGAAAAAGTAGAAGATTTAAACACTGCTTTTCAAGAATTACAAACATTACATAAAATCTGGAAAGAAGACATAGGCCCTGTCGACAAACAACACCGCGAAGCAATTTGGGAACGGTTTAGCAATGCCACAAAAGCCCTACACAATAGAAGACAAGATTATTATGCCGAAATAGAAAAAACGTATGAAGTAAATCTTGTTAAGAAAACCGAAATTATAGCATCAATAGATGCCATTACGGCTAAAGTAGCCAATAATCACAAAGGGCTACAGCAACAAATAAAAGAAATAGAAATCCTAAGAAATGAATTCTTTGGCGCCGGTAAAGTACCTCAAAAAGTCAATGAAAAAACGTGGGCTACTTTTAAAAATAGTGTTCGTGCCTTCAATAGAAAAAAGAACAATTTTTATAAAGACCAAAAGAAAGAGCAACAGGATAATTTAGATAAAAAAAGAGCACTTTTAGATTTAGCCTTACGTTTAAAAGATAGCGAAAATTCAGCAGATGTAACTTCAGAAATGAAGCGAATTCAAAATGAATGGAAACAGATAGGGCATGTACCTAGAAAATATTCTGATAAAATTTGGAAACAGTTTAAGGACGCTTGTAATCATTATTTTAACAAACTACATGCAAGTAAAAATGAAGCGCAAAAAGAAGAATTGGAAAACTTTGAGCAAAAAAATAAGTGTTTAGAACGCTTACAAGCCTTTACATTATCTGGAGAAAGAACCAAAGATCTAGAAGCTATTAAAGGATTTATTGGGGAGTGGAAAACATACGGAAGAGTGCCCTTCAATAAAAAAAATATCAATGTTAAGTTCAATAAAATTTTAGATGTTTTATTTAAAAAATTAGATATTGACCGAAAAGAGGGTGAATTACTAAAATACGGAAACAAAATAGAACAACTATCACAAAACGAGGATACAGAACTAGCCTTACAACGGGAGCGTACGTTTATCAGACGAAAAATAGATGAATGTAAAAATGAAGTTCGACAATTTGAAACTAATTTACAATTTTTCTCAAATGCTTCGGAAGATAGCCCTGTTGTTAAAGACGTGATAAAGAAAATCAACGTCCACAAGGAAGAATTAGCTACGTGGAAAGCAAAACTTAAAAAGCTTAACATCTTTAAACATACCCTTACTAAAGAGTCTGAGGAGGACGCTGAAAAACTAAATGATGATGCGGATAATGAGGTTTAG
- a CDS encoding carboxypeptidase-like regulatory domain-containing protein, producing MKQTTINTSKKSFVAACIMLVLGSTASLNAAIVQDQVSQNETYIQFKGKVVDATSNKELVFATISIENSNISTVSNTEGEFSLKVPSSLKNGTVSVSFLGYKTKGISLADLKESYNTIALETSVLQLSEVNIIVPKNAEELVRETFKKKGQNYFEDPTLMTAFYRETIRKRRKNVSLSEAVVNIHKAGYSSNQRDDVELYKARKSTDYDKLDTLALKLQGGPFNALFVDIMKYPEYVFTPETLSFYNYSFDRSARINDQLIYVINFSQKENQTDQLYEGQLFIDAEKKILTSAIFNLNITDKYEASRMFVRKKPAKANVFPTEVAYRVDYREKDNKWYYGYSNVMLEFKINWDDRLFNTVYSMTCEMAVTDWEKNLNDRLKNKEKLRKSIILSDEAIGFSDPDFWGEYNIIEPEKSIESAIKKIQKQLKKDKIGGTVAIADPKP from the coding sequence ATGAAACAAACAACGATAAATACCTCAAAAAAATCCTTCGTAGCAGCATGTATAATGCTCGTACTTGGGTCTACAGCATCACTAAATGCTGCTATAGTTCAAGATCAAGTTTCTCAAAATGAAACCTATATTCAATTTAAAGGAAAAGTTGTAGATGCCACATCTAATAAAGAGTTGGTTTTTGCGACAATTTCTATAGAAAATTCGAATATCAGCACCGTTTCTAACACGGAAGGGGAATTTTCCTTAAAGGTACCTTCAAGCCTTAAAAATGGCACTGTTAGTGTTAGTTTTTTAGGGTATAAAACTAAGGGGATTTCGTTAGCAGACCTGAAAGAATCCTATAATACGATAGCGCTAGAAACTTCTGTTCTTCAACTTTCAGAAGTGAATATTATAGTGCCTAAAAATGCAGAGGAATTAGTGAGAGAAACCTTTAAGAAAAAAGGTCAAAATTATTTTGAAGATCCTACACTGATGACTGCGTTTTACAGAGAGACGATACGTAAAAGACGTAAAAATGTATCTTTGTCCGAAGCCGTGGTAAATATTCATAAAGCAGGGTATTCTTCCAACCAAAGAGATGATGTAGAACTTTATAAGGCGCGCAAGAGTACCGATTATGACAAACTAGATACCCTAGCCCTAAAGTTACAAGGTGGTCCATTCAATGCGCTATTTGTAGACATCATGAAATATCCAGAATATGTATTTACACCAGAAACCTTGTCGTTCTACAATTACTCTTTTGACCGCTCCGCAAGAATAAACGATCAATTAATTTATGTCATCAACTTTTCACAAAAAGAAAATCAAACAGATCAGCTTTACGAAGGGCAATTATTTATCGATGCTGAAAAGAAAATTTTAACCAGTGCTATTTTTAATTTGAACATTACGGACAAATATGAAGCTTCACGTATGTTTGTGAGAAAAAAACCAGCAAAAGCAAATGTTTTCCCGACTGAAGTGGCCTATAGAGTCGATTACAGAGAAAAAGATAACAAATGGTATTACGGGTATAGCAATGTTATGTTAGAGTTTAAAATTAATTGGGATGACCGTTTATTCAACACCGTTTACAGCATGACCTGTGAGATGGCAGTTACCGATTGGGAGAAAAACTTAAATGATCGCTTAAAGAACAAAGAAAAATTGCGAAAAAGTATTATTTTAAGTGATGAAGCTATTGGGTTTTCAGATCCTGATTTTTGGGGAGAATACAATATTATAGAGCCAGAGAAATCTATCGAATCAGCTATCAAAAAAATTCAAAAACAACTTAAGAAAGATAAAATTGGGGGAACTGTTGCGATTGCCGATCCAAAACCTTGA
- a CDS encoding LD-carboxypeptidase: MKTRRHFFRNLFGVSTVSLFPFSTVARIIEAPHHLMTIKPNRLKIGDTIGLIAPASAIKEDVLEAAKETLRSLGFIPYHTHRILGNHGYFSNTDEERATDLNEMFANPNVHGILCARGGYGCTRIMQSIDYDLIKKNPKVLLGFSDITALANGIYKKTGLITFHGPVGSTLNNEYSIEQLENILITPKDNLRIENVSLDDTQMKDSEFERYTINSGKATGKLVGGSLTLITAMIGTPHEIDFTGTIVCIEDVEEAPYRMDRMLTQLLEGPTFKKAAAVMLGVSKGCDKPPKPDGFTLKEVMIDRIKPLNIPAAYGMSFGHVDHNFTIPIGIAATFDADAMTLDLLETAVK; this comes from the coding sequence ATGAAGACCCGTAGACATTTTTTTAGAAATCTTTTTGGGGTATCTACTGTATCACTATTTCCATTTTCTACAGTGGCGCGTATAATTGAAGCGCCACATCATTTAATGACCATAAAGCCTAATAGGCTCAAAATAGGTGACACCATTGGACTTATAGCGCCAGCTTCAGCAATTAAAGAAGATGTTTTAGAAGCTGCAAAAGAAACACTTCGAAGTTTGGGTTTTATTCCGTACCATACGCATCGAATTTTAGGTAATCACGGTTACTTTAGCAATACCGACGAAGAAAGAGCAACTGATCTCAACGAAATGTTTGCTAATCCTAATGTACATGGTATTTTATGTGCACGTGGTGGCTATGGCTGTACACGAATTATGCAAAGTATTGATTATGACCTTATAAAAAAAAATCCAAAAGTATTGCTTGGTTTTAGTGATATTACAGCACTAGCCAATGGAATTTACAAAAAAACTGGCCTAATTACATTTCATGGACCGGTTGGTAGTACTTTAAACAATGAATACAGTATTGAGCAACTGGAGAATATATTGATCACTCCAAAAGATAACCTTCGTATAGAAAATGTATCCTTAGACGATACTCAAATGAAAGATTCTGAATTTGAGCGCTATACCATAAATTCTGGCAAAGCTACAGGCAAACTAGTGGGAGGTAGCTTAACATTAATTACAGCAATGATTGGCACCCCACATGAAATAGATTTTACGGGTACTATTGTTTGTATTGAAGATGTGGAAGAAGCACCGTACCGGATGGATCGAATGCTAACGCAACTTCTGGAGGGACCAACTTTTAAAAAAGCTGCTGCCGTTATGCTTGGGGTGTCAAAGGGATGTGACAAACCACCAAAACCGGATGGTTTCACCTTAAAAGAAGTAATGATCGATAGGATAAAGCCTCTGAATATTCCTGCCGCTTACGGGATGAGTTTTGGCCACGTTGACCACAATTTTACAATTCCCATTGGCATTGCAGCTACTTTCGATGCAGATGCCATGACCTTAGATTTATTGGAAACGGCCGTGAAATAA